In Acipenser ruthenus chromosome 1, fAciRut3.2 maternal haplotype, whole genome shotgun sequence, the genomic stretch TTTACTAACTACAGCCACTGAGCCGATCACATTGAAATGTGTGTTGTTTAAACTGCTGCTAAACTAACAGTAGTGCAAACCAATCAATAGTCATCTTATTGTATTtgatattattttattgattcatGGAGAATCACAAGCAAACAGTCCACACTAATAAGGGTAGTTAATCTGTTTAAACAGTTCAATGATGAATTTACCTAGGAAGAGGAATATTGACTAAGGTTTCTATTGATGGTTTACTTTCAGCATCTAAGCACATTAATGGACTTACAAACATTAATGGTGACAACATTATCTCCTTTAAgctgttatgtttgtttttttcaacacaTTGTTGCTGTTTGTAAAGGTTAGGCTGTAAAGTGAACCGGTAGTCACCAAGTGTTTTTCCTTGCAGTTTACAACCTGCTTTCCACACCTGGATACATAACAGAGATCGTGCAGCAGGAGCTCACGGCTCCCTCCGTAAATGAAGTCTACATTCTCTCAACCTTTAAGCTGCAGCCCAAGTCTGGCACCTCTATCTTCGGCCTCTACTCTCCAAAGGATAACACCAagtattttgagttttttgtgcTTGGGAAACTCAACAGAGGTAAGGATGTATGTCACAACCAGTTTTGGTCTGTACACGTGTTCAGTTTAATGGTGTAATGAAATGAATGTACAGATTAAACCAGTAACCAATTCTCCAGCAACACTGATGCTTGTCCTAGATCCCCCTGgtgcagagtgttgcagggggcggTTTAATGGGTTTACTCTGGTGTACAATCTGTACTTAAAGACAAGACATGTTTGACACAGAAGTGCTTTCAAATTCTGTTTGTTGGTCCTGATCTGTGTGGAgtattgctgcggtgaggggaaaaaatgagaaattatgatgcCTGGAATACTTTAACAAGGAGAAGAACAAATTAGTTAAGGTAACTGTGATATTACATATACATGCCAAGCTAGTTTCACTAAAACCTATTAGGACCAGTGCCTCTTTAGCGCAGGGTATGTAGCCTGGAAGATATATGTTTTATAGCCGCTGTTCTTGATCTTCGACAGCAATTCTACGATATTTGAAGAGCGATGGCAAGCTAAACGTGGTCACGTTCAACAACATCCAGCTGGCTGATGGAAAGAGACACACTGTGCTGTTTAGGATGAGTGGGTTACAGCAGGGATCCAGCACAGTGGAGCTGTACGTCGACTGCAGCCAGATAGACACAGTGAGGGACTTACCAACAGCATTCACTGGACTACCACAAGGACCCAACTCGCTCGAGCTGCGGACACTCCAGAAAAGACCACTGGTAAGGGAGGAGGAAGTGACTGAAATGGATGTAGACAACCCTTACTAAAtgagcttcaatggcaatgcagtggccctgcaatgacaatgcaatggttctgatACCATTATGCTACTGCTTTGtaatagtactgttttaaattgTTAACCATTCTGTTGCTATTAGTTCCAGTGGTTATTAAAGTTATTTCAAATGTGGAGCATCATAACACCTTTATGTGTTGTACACAAAAGAATACGAAATATCTGGACAAGTAGTTATAGAGTTTACTGTATGGCATTGTTTTATTCCAGAACTCACCAGCAGGGTCTAGTATTATCTGTGACACAAGTGTGACACAAAACTGAACtctgtgtgattaaatacaatgTGGAAAGAGTCAATTGGCTGAAATATCCCTGGGATACACATCGACACCCCTTTGAAACATTTGAGGGCTTTAATGCTgtgtattaaacaaacacaatgaatttgttttgttttcccagGACACTCTGGAGGAGCTTAAACTAGTGATCGGGGGTTCCCTTACAAAAGTAGCTGCAATCCAAGAATGCCTGCTCCAGCAAAGCGATTCTGCACAGAATATAGGTAAGGTTTTAATTGCATTACCTGAATGAAAAATTACCCGACCCTGTGAAAATTGTCACAATGTGACCAACAACTAGGCTGTTTTTCAGCTGTTATAtcttataaaacattttaaagaatactggtataaaaacataagaacatacaaaAATTTACGAACGACAGcatgccattcggcctgtctaaGTTCGCCCTgttccttgtagctgattgatctcaaagcgTTGTCAAGTTAAAGGATCCAATtatttctgcctcaacaacatgactgggtaacccattccatgcaCTCACCACTctatgtgtgaagaagtgtctccttccctctatcTGAAGTCTATTTCTACTTAATTGATTTGGGTTacctttgtcaactccttttaaaattTTAACATGCATGATGTATACAGGATATATTCGAAAGTACCAGTATGCCCTGTACACATCATTTATACTCTTGCACAGTGTGAGAATTAAATTTTTGTTGAAGGGATAAAAATCAACATAAATGGATAGACAGACAAAAAGATTACAGCACAGCCTTAATCTGAAAAGAAATATCACAAAGTAGTAGGTTTAATGAAATTAATGGTgctatttcacattttacagtgcATGGGAACTCTGGAATTTCCGGTATGTATATAACtgtaaaagaagaaaagaaaaccagAAGTGTGACTGATGAGTTATGCCCCTACATTGATGAATGATGACTTTTTTATACGGGCTGAGATTCACTTTCAGAATAATGCGTATGCATATGTTATTAACGTACATTTtacctacagtacagtgcagatGAACTACAATCTTATCACACTTACCTTTTGATTAGCATTATTAAAGTCATAGTTTCAAGTTTTCAAAGAGTTTTCTCACATCTTaagtcctattttttttaaaagagagaaaTTTTACATAATGAGAAACAAACAGCTTCAGAGTGCGTATGATAAACAATATTAAAGACAACCCCTAAAGCAAACTTGAATTTCCCCTAAAAAAATGGTATTTCATCAAAGAAAAGTTACAATATAATGGCATTTCACTTTCTGTTTCCATGGAATCTTTCACAGTGTGTTGTTTTCAGTTCTAGCTTCAGTACTATTTttcataatactaataatacataGTCTTCTATACACTGCCTCTACACAACATGCAGCTTCTTACAATCTCCTGAACTCTGGCCTGATGAAAATCTGACACAGCCATCTTAAACCCAGCATTGCTCATGACCACTccatcaaaatgcatgttaaatatGTGACCAATATCTTACAGCCCTCAACTGACATCTGCATGCAAGTGTTGATTAAATTCAGGGGAAGATGTCTTAAATAATGGGATACTTTTTCCAAATAGCACAGCTGAATATCAAGTTGTTTCCTTCCAGGTGACGCTGGGAGACAGCTGATTACCCAGATGACTCAGCTGACAGAGGTTATTGGAGAGCTGAAAGAAATAATGAGGCAACAGGTACTGCCTATTTGGAATTTGAGCCTCAGTTGGCTTTTACTGCAGAAAAAAGGGTAAAGCAGTTTGAGGGGTAACACAAAACTGGAAACCCAATTTCTTCCCAGATCAACTTACCTCTTCTCTAAATGTGATCttgcacacacatttttattttttgcatcctAATAGGTACTCCACTCATTGCATCTcacgttttggtttgttttttttcagtcagtAACTGCTAGGTTGAAATTGCAAATGTTCGTCATATTAACTGTCCAAGAAGAACACTTTTGAAATTACCAGAACCTGACTTATTGCATGTATCGTTTTCTGACATTGGAATTAAACTAGCCGACTGAAGCAGCGCTGAAGCCAAAGTAATGTAGGCGCTAATGGACGACTGATGACAGAAGCCACAGAGTTGGCTTAGGTTGCACCTTTGTCCATTGTTTTCTGCTTTGGCTCATAGCACACTGTCCAAATGAATAAAACATACACACGCTGTTAATAGTCTCTTATGTTGGTTTACACAGGTGAAAGAAACAGCTTTCCTGAGGAACACCATATCCGAATGCCAGGCCTGTGGTGAGACATTGCATTAACATACCTGTTCGGCTATAGGAAACTGAAACTTTCTTGTGACTGCGCCTCATGTACAGAAATGCAATGCACTAATTGGCATGGAAAACAATGGATGATACTGGGTGTGTTTGGAGTTTTGCCAATAGTCTCTCACTGAGCCCATTACTCAAGACTAACAACAAGCAGCCATTACCATTATTTCCTAAATTGGTGCCACAAAAATCTGTGACTAGCATTTCCCCTCTGTATGAAGTTTAATGGATGTTAAATGTGTATCATAGTTGAATGTTTTCTTAgttcaagttgcaaattatatcattttaaattaaccaatgttgttgttttctttttcttttaattcatcgaaatgtaaatttaataatttaggtcagatgaATCATTGAGGAAGGGGGATACCCAACGCCCCACTGCCCGCTCACCCACAGCAAATAGTTTGGACCAGCATTCCAGCTGATGAGACTTGAGACCTATGCAATGGGTCTACGGTGGTTGCACTTTAAGCTAAGAAATTGAAAGCGcctgtttctgtgttttgtgcTCAAGGGTTGGGTGGAATTAGTCCTGGAGTCCCAGACGTTGTCTCTAAACCCAGGTGCACTCCGGGCTCTTGTTTCCGTGACGACCTGTGCAGCGAGACAGAGGCTGGGTTCGAGTGTGGACCGTGCCCTGACGGATACACAGGCGACGGGTTTCATTGCGATGATGTTGATGAGGTACTGGATTGCATGGAAAAGGGAAACCTCTTCTAACAATGAAAATGATTAGAGAATGAGGCAGGGATTCGAGTGTCGTCCAGGCCTGTATACTGATATTTTAGCTGTCACATTTATGTTTTGTCTGTTCCTCTGCATCCTTCTTTACACTAAGTGTCTGTAATTAGTAtgaatttacatagtagttacttagtgaatacatgtgtacttacacatagttacaatgttactactttctgatacaattatgtatttacatgtgtacttacacatagttacaatgttactactttctgatacaattatgtatttacatgtgtacttacacatagttacaatgttattactttCTGATACActtatgtatttacatatatcgtgcaaaaagatgtacatgttaagtacattgtaactatgcataataacattgtaatgatgtgtaagcacacatgtatttactatgtaactactgtgcaaatacagagtaattagagacacaatgtaaagtgttaccaaaaatgtCAACTTTCACAAGTCACCTAAATCAGTTTCGAGGTTGGCTGACATTAATCCCCTCCTGGTTCACAGCTCTGTCGTCTCCTCTTGAaaacagcactgcactgcagCTGATGGATTCCCGACGCTGCTGCAGACCTTAATTGTTTCTGATTTGTTTTTCGCTGGTCTGAACCAGTTAAATACCTGTAGGTTTCACATGGGACAAAATGTTCTTTCGTACAgagtttatttattcttttttttaaaaaagcaatagcCCAGCATATCTGTAACTTCAAACTGAAATATAATTAATCCCTTTTGGATAGAATTCACACTGACTGAAACACCTAATTTGCACCAATAACACATTAACCCCTTCCACATTTTGAAGTAATGCCAAAATGGAAGAATGAACTGGACTGGACCAACAGTTTCCAACCTGAACGGGCCGGTTTACTGGGTATCGTTGCACGGGGGCTATTATCTGAAACATTGTTCATTGTTTTGCTGACCCTATActgttattgtattatattgatgttattttgatAGCTGCAATAAagtcttttttctctctttgaaTTCCAGTGCCGATTTAATCCATGTTTCCCTGGGGTCCGTTGTGTTAACACTGCGCCAGGATTTAGGTGTGATGCATGTCCTCTCGGGTATACTGGTCCTATTGTCAAGGGATTAGGGATCACCTATGCCAAAACTACTAAACAGGTACGAATTACATCCCAAGCATCTAGAAGGGCTGAAACTTGCAAGCGCTGTACTGTGGGTTTCACAATTGATCTGCTTTGACTGAAAATCTGCCATGTTGGTAACATAACACACAtccacagttaaaacaccacaTCCGCCATTAATTACATCATTTTAATGGCATTCTGAAGAAGTGTTAAAAAAAGAGAAGTATAGAAATGAAGTATAGAAATGACAGATTATGGTTTGCCAGTCTGGTGATACGCGTGTTCAGTTCTGATTTTATGTTGAGAGATTACAGTACAGTCGACTCTGGCTAATGTGAAATCCAGTAATCAGAGTTGATCTAtagtgactgcagcagtacaacCCATACTCCCAAATCCTCATTTTATGATGAGATTTCAAACATGTGCAGCTGCGTCTGCGTTTTATTGAAAGgcttattaatcttttttttgtattaaacacAGACTAGAGAAGACGTTTGTAGAATAGTACAGATTACACTCTGTACTCCAGACTAAAAACTGACCTCAACAGGATCTGCTCAGATTAGAGACAATGAACATGTGCATCCGCCCCATacaattacaaacaaatacatgaaCACATTAAAAGAGCATGCAAGTGTAACTGGGGTTTGTTTAGTCTTACAGAATGTCTTTTTTATAAATAACCAAATTGAACCAAGCTTTCAGCATCAGACAAAAAAAATTCAGATGTTATATTTCGTATTCTCATTTTAAGACTTGAgattttacatttctttcttattttaaaataggTCTGTGTTGATATTGATGAATGTAACAATGGCAAAAATGGAGGCTGTGCACCGAACTCCATCTGTACAAACACTAAGGTAGGAATGCATTGTTTACCTTTCTAACACTTGTGATTATTTAGATATAACATATTTAGGTTTGAAGACAATGACTTACTATTATTgtcactgctgttgttgttgttgttgttgttatgagaAATAGTAAACTCTTTTCCTCCTGTTTTAAGAaatcttctgtttttaaataaattaataagtaaGATCAAGTATTCCAGTGAGCGCTGTTGACATGCTGAGCAGAACATACCTTCGTGTTTTGGTAAATGTTGCAGGATTCAAAGACagggtgttttgtgttgttttgtttgctcAGATCATTAGCCCACATTTCATCCTCCTTTAAATGCAGGTGTACAAAGTGAAAGGTGTTTATTAGTTGTGCTCCTGGTGTTTTCTTAGGGCTCATTCCGCTGTGGAGGTTGTAAGGCTGGGTACATCGGAGACCAAGCCAAGGGCTGCAGGCCAGAAAGAAGCTGTGGTAACGGACGGCTGAACACCTGCCACATCCATGCGCAGTGCGTCGTGGAGAGGGACGGCGACATCAGCTGCATGGTGAGACTGGCTTTCAGAAGCTTAcgcttcataatttttttttaaacaattgtttttattcattttccaatttggaatttccaattattattcaacctggctcaccgctgcaacccccaaactGACTCGGGGACAGACGAAGACtagcactcgcgtcctccgaaacgagtgccgtcagccgtccgctttttttcactctacaagcccgccgtgcagccatatccaaAATTTACAGCGTCGgcggaccacgcagttctgaattgtgtACAATGCTGGCCTGCAcgcgcccggccagccacaggggtcactggtgtgcggtgagccaaggactccccagccgacctaacctctaccccgcccgggcagcgcttggccaatcgtgcgccgccccctgggaactccagtccacggtcggcagtggcattgCTTGGACTCGAATCGACGATCTCTAAGCTATAGGGCTATAGGCCGCCCGGAGTGCCGTTACTGGATGCTCCGCTCGGGAGCCCCTTTATAACTTTTGTTGATTGctgattgttttttatatttaatttggaTAATCAGAATTACGCATTTGTTCAGTAATTTGGACGTTCTCCCTTTCCTGTATTGTTTCAGTGTGGCATTGGCTGGGCTGGCAATGGCTATCAGTGTGGAAAGGATACAGATATTGACGGCTATCCTGACGAAGAGCTCAAGTGTAAAGATATATTCTGCAGAAAGGTAACGGTCTTAGTTAAAACCAGGGTTCTGTTTTTGTTCCCTATTAGTACTCTATCAGAGAGAAATATGTGGACACCAAGGAGTCCCCTTTTGGCTAGTAAACTAGTGGCCTATGGGCGAGTCATGCATTCAAATCCTTGTTTGGGTTGGCGTTCTTGGCAGGGGGTCCCCAAGGAGCTGCAATGGCCATTGCATTCCCATAGGGTTTGGATGAAAAATGGACAGGGCCACAGTGTCCCCTGCTGGTCAGGCTCCAGGGCAGACTGGGTCAGGGGGAAATGGGTTCAGGATTCATGCTGTTTAGGGTTGCTGGGGGAAGAGGagatgggttagggttagggttagggttagggttgctgGGGGAAGAGGagatgggttagggttagggttagggttatggttactggCGGAGGAGGAgattggttagggttaggattagggttgctGGGGGAGGTGGAGatgggtcagggttagggttagggttacggttgcTGAGGGAGGAGGagattggttagggttagggttaggattagggttagggttgctgGAGAGGAGGagattggttagggttagggttagggttgctgGGGGAGGAGGagattggttagggttagggttagggttagggttagggttttttGGGGGAGGAGGagattggttagggttagggttagggttgctgGGGGAGGAGGAgattggttagggttaggattatggTTTGGGTTGCTGTTGGAGGAGAAGattagttagggttagggttagggttgctgGGGGTGGAGGAGATTGGTTAGACAGCTGGAAAGCTGTCTGCCTGTTGATTTTCTGTGTAGGTATGTGGATTACAGTGTGGACTGTGACGGTCACATTGGgaataaaacaattcaataacAAATAATGTGTCAGTCTGCTAACAGCTACTGTTCTATTGCTAAAGGATAACTGCATGTATGTTCCAAACTCCGGACAAGAAGATGCAGACCAGGACGGATACGGGAATGCTTGTGATGAGGATGCAGATGGCGACGGCATTCCCAACGAGCAGGTATATACAATGGAAACTGGAAAGTAAACTGCTAAAATAGAACCCAAATGGTCATTTCGGTTGAACAATGTTTACAGCATACATGGATATTGTTTGTGGCCAGTATTCCAGTATGCTTCAAATAAacctcaaaataataatacaccaatTTACAGTGACGAGCCAAAACAATGCGTGTAGTTCTACCCTATAATCTCATGGATGAACTTTCTAGTTTTGTTTTCCATTACAGATGACTCAGAAAAGTGTTGGCAAACTGCTCAAATATCTTAAGTGCATGTAGTCTTCTGAAGTTTCGAAAAAAATAGAATGTTGCCTGTTAGAACATTGAGAAATCTGTCAAATTAGCTGTGTTTCCATCCCCCTAATGTGTTTTTAACTCTACTGAATTAAGGAGATGGATGTAGAACTCTTAGCTCATTTTACAGAAATGCCAAGCTTCTAAGCAGGCATTAACTGTACTGGTGGAATGAAAACAGTTTGATGGACTGAGGTGCTCCGTGCAGGCAGATCATATTAAATATAGCATTTTCTTGTCAGGATAACTGTGTTCTGAACCCCAACATCGACCAGAGAAACAGCGATCTGGATAACTTTGGGGACGCCTGTGATAACTGCCGCACTGCAGTGAACCCTGACCAGAGGGACACTGACAATGACGGCAAGGGAGACGCCTGTGATGATGACATGGATGGGGACGGTGAGGCAATTGTCACTGCACTTTCAGGGACACTTTCACATTTGAATTTCTGATGCATTGACATTCAAACAAGCAGCAAACAAACACTTCTGAATTATGCAGCTTTTCCAAATCAAGCATCTGAAGGTGCTGTACAATAAGCTGCATTCCGATCTTACAACAAGAAAGATGATAGAAGgaactaaatatttaaaataatggaaTCCAGTATCAGTGGCACTTGTCAAACATTGCTTATTTccaaaagcatgtattttttttctccagtttttATGAAGCTAGGATTGCTTGTTAGAGTGAGGATCTATTCTTTCTTATCTGGAAGCACAATGCCTTAAAATATCACAATTCAGCAACACTGAATTCTTTCATATTAATTCTATTGTagagaaatgtattaataatcACTCATTTCATAGTCAGTATTCAAAGGACTGCAGTACAGTTTCACACAGTAACAATAAGAAATCATGTCTTTTAATTAAGGGGCACTGTTACTggtaaaaaccttttatttatggtaatattaaatatataataatgtatttataaacatGGCCCTAATGTTTGCACCAGTAAAAGCATACAGGGGCCACTGTGCTAGACAGGAAGCAGGCATCCGATTCCTTCCTGTGGAAATAGGATTAAATACCACCTTATTTGgtttactttgctttttatacatttatacagcacattttaaaCTGCCAAATTATTATTGGCCTTACTTATAACCTCCATATACCTAAAAGGAAGTGTCTCATTCTGGCCTTTCCTTTGAAGCACTGACCTCCTCCTCCAGTCGAGCCAGACTTATGAGGTGAGATCTCTGAATTCAGAATCCCACAACAGGCAGGCTGTGTTTCTGCACAGGCCAGGAGCTCGGATTAAACTGAGTGTGTATCATGATGGATTTCAATATACAGAACAACATTGGGAGCATTGCTCACAACATCCGCTGGGCTAGCCACTGCCGGGAGGGAATTTCTTAAACCCTACTAGAACTTTAAGTTATTAAAAACTGGTTTGATTTGAATATCCCAGGAgattttaaaatgctgctttaCAGTTAAAAACAGTTAATGTAAAATCTCTTTTTGtctttgtatatgtgtgtgtgccaATGCTTATTTAAGGCGTAGGGGTGGTGCCCCATTTTACACTTTTGCGAGTCAAACTAATGTGGCAGTGCCATCTTGTGgtacaaataaataatgacatgCTTCAACAgctacaacaaaaaaacaacttaacACAAGTTAATTTTATGAAAGCACTTCAagttctacatttttaaatctctgACACCAGGCTACTGTTGAAACATAGTATGCTAATGCTACAAAATCTATAATTACTTAGCAAATTGAACTTGCACAGAGGGGGAGGGGAGTGTCTTTTTAGCATAATTTTATTGTGAAATAAGGATAGTAACCGTAATAAACAACTTAACAATAGTCACGTGCCCTTGAGTTGCATTGCTGAGTGCAGCACCAGGATATATAAAGGGCATGTCGAAGGAGGCATGTTTAGCAAGTCGGCAGTTTCTTAAACAACCACACTTATGTCATGGGTAGCCATTTCATACACACTGGTATAGTCAAGTTGTTTATGGGTTTTTACCATATTTGTATTAAACCATGGATGTGCCTTTCTAGGACTGTAGTTTCCTTGTTATCTTTACATTCATTGTGTTTCCATGCAGGCATCAAGAATTTCCTGGACAACTGCCAGCGTGTCCCCAACCTTGACCAGAAGGACAGTGACAATGATGGAGTGGGGGACGCCTGTGACAGCTGTATTGACGTCAGCAACCCAAACCAGGTCTAGTCTGGGAAAAGATTTAGGAACCACCAGCATTATATTATCAATAAAGCAGTTATCAGAACAACGACATGGTATCTAATGACATTGTGAAGGACCCTCGGTTCAGAACAATGACATGGTATCTAATGACATTGTGAAGGACCCACGGTTCAGAACAACGACATGGTATCTAATGACATTGTGAAGGACCCTCGGTTCAGAACAATGACATGGTATCTAATGACATTGTGAAGGACCCTCGGTTCAGAACAACGACATGGTATCTAATGTCATTGTGAAGGACCCTCATGTGTTAACGGTTCAGAACAATGATATGGATCCGCCATTTTTAGATTGTTTCTTCTTCACTCATACCCTTACATGTGAGATGTGCTTATCAGCAGTTCTTAATTCTGAAAATTGTGTTTCCTGTTTGTCTGCAGTCAGATATTGATAACGATCTCGTGGGAGACTCCTGTGATACAAACCAAGACAGGTAGAGCATTTTCTAAAGTTTATTGTAAAATCCACTAACAAGAGTATTCATGCAAacagaaatgttaaaataaaccaaaaaagggCAGGCCAGCACAGATAACATGCTTGACTtgagaattgatgctgttttgaaggcaaagggtggtcacaccaaatattgatttgatttagatttttcttctgttcactcactttgcattttgttaattgataaatataaactattaacatgtctatttttgaaagcattcttactttacagcattttttcacacctgcctaaaacgtttgcacagtactgtatattaagactttgttgattgattttttttgttgctttctgCACCTCAAGTCCTTCCTTAATCATATATAACTATCTAACAATGAAACGACAGTACAGGCTTAGCAGTCATTAACTGGTTCCACACGCTCTCTGCACCCGCACACAGTGATGGAGATGGGCACCAGGACAGCAAGGACAATTGCCCCAACGTGATTAACAGCTCCCAGCTGGACACAGACAAGGACGGGATGGGAGATGAGTGTGAcgatgatgatgacaatgatggCATTCCTGATCTCCTTCCACCGGGACCAGACAACTGTAGACTGGTGCCCAACATAGACCAGACTGATGACAACGGTACGGGTTAATTTTAAATGCGAAGTTAAAAAGGGGAAGAACCAACCAGGCTTTGTTTCTCTTCCAGCATCTCTCATAAACATTTTCACAAAGTGTGCAGggagggggagtcacacagtcggGAGTGCAGGTTCGCTCCCTAGCAGTGTGAAGCTGCAGGTCTTCGCAGGGGATTCCACAGCTAGAGTTCCCATTAGCTCTTCATCATCTCTAGGTTAGAGAGGCACATGGCAGGGACTTTTGGCCAGGTGTCTCGTGAGCTCAAGCcactggcctttgtccttcagaaGCCAGTAGCTCACCAACATCCGCTTTTGAGCTGCTGGGTGTAAAGAAGCAATTGGCTTGGTTATGTGATCAGCCGACCTTCACCTTTCCTGTatggaattgctgcggtgaggacaTTGGACTttctaaattgtggagaaaactgggggtaaaataattggagacTGTTAATTTAAAACTAGAGTGCCCCCTGCTGTCCTCTTTGGTTTATGTGTTGCATTGGCCTTCATGGATCTGGATCCACCTTTGCTTTTCAGGGGATGGAGTAGGTGATATCTGTGAAAGTGACTTTGACCAGGACACAGTGATTGACAGGATCGATATCTGTCCCGAGAACGCTGAGGTCACCCTGACAGATTTCAGAGCCTACCAGACTGTCGTCCTCGACCCCGAGGGAGACGCTCAGATTGATCCCAACTGGGTGGTTCTCAACCAGGTGAGGCGCTGAAGG encodes the following:
- the LOC117403891 gene encoding thrombospondin-4 isoform X2, which produces MTLWKGVLFIVQVVLQLRYSLSVKGEYQVYNLLSTPGYITEIVQQELTAPSVNEVYILSTFKLQPKSGTSIFGLYSPKDNTKYFEFFVLGKLNRAILRYLKSDGKLNVVTFNNIQLADGKRHTVLFRMSGLQQGSSTVELYVDCSQIDTVRDLPTAFTGLPQGPNSLELRTLQKRPLDTLEELKLVIGGSLTKVAAIQECLLQQSDSAQNIGDAGRQLITQMTQLTEVIGELKEIMRQQVKETAFLRNTISECQACGLGGISPGVPDVVSKPRCTPGSCFRDDLCSETEAGFECGPCPDGYTGDGFHCDDVDECRFNPCFPGVRCVNTAPGFRCDACPLGYTGPIVKGLGITYAKTTKQVCVDIDECNNGKNGGCAPNSICTNTKGSFRCGGCKAGYIGDQAKGCRPERSCGNGRLNTCHIHAQCVVERDGDISCMCGIGWAGNGYQCGKDTDIDGYPDEELKCKDIFCRKDNCMYVPNSGQEDADQDGYGNACDEDADGDGIPNEQDNCVLNPNIDQRNSDLDNFGDACDNCRTAVNPDQRDTDNDGKGDACDDDMDGDGIKNFLDNCQRVPNLDQKDSDNDGVGDACDSCIDVSNPNQSDIDNDLVGDSCDTNQDSDGDGHQDSKDNCPNVINSSQLDTDKDGMGDECDDDDDNDGIPDLLPPGPDNCRLVPNIDQTDDNGDGVGDICESDFDQDTVIDRIDICPENAEVTLTDFRAYQTVVLDPEGDAQIDPNWVVLNQGMEIVQTMNSDPGLAIGYTAFNGVDFEGTFHVNTMTDDDYAGFIFGYQDSSSFYVVMWKQTEQTYWQATPFRAVAEPGIQLKAVKSKTGPGEHLRNSLWHTGDSTDQVRLLWKDPRNVGWKDKVSYRWFLQHRPQVGYIRARFYEGSELVADSGVTIDTTMRGGRLGVFCFSQENIIWSNLKYRCNDTIPEDFQEFRAQHFGGDAL
- the LOC117403891 gene encoding thrombospondin-4 isoform X1; the protein is MTLWKGVLFIVQVVLQLRYSLSVKGEYQVYNLLSTPGYITEIVQQELTAPSVNEVYILSTFKLQPKSGTSIFGLYSPKDNTKYFEFFVLGKLNRAILRYLKSDGKLNVVTFNNIQLADGKRHTVLFRMSGLQQGSSTVELYVDCSQIDTVRDLPTAFTGLPQGPNSLELRTLQKRPLDTLEELKLVIGGSLTKVAAIQECLLQQSDSAQNIVHGNSGISGDAGRQLITQMTQLTEVIGELKEIMRQQVKETAFLRNTISECQACGLGGISPGVPDVVSKPRCTPGSCFRDDLCSETEAGFECGPCPDGYTGDGFHCDDVDECRFNPCFPGVRCVNTAPGFRCDACPLGYTGPIVKGLGITYAKTTKQVCVDIDECNNGKNGGCAPNSICTNTKGSFRCGGCKAGYIGDQAKGCRPERSCGNGRLNTCHIHAQCVVERDGDISCMCGIGWAGNGYQCGKDTDIDGYPDEELKCKDIFCRKDNCMYVPNSGQEDADQDGYGNACDEDADGDGIPNEQDNCVLNPNIDQRNSDLDNFGDACDNCRTAVNPDQRDTDNDGKGDACDDDMDGDGIKNFLDNCQRVPNLDQKDSDNDGVGDACDSCIDVSNPNQSDIDNDLVGDSCDTNQDSDGDGHQDSKDNCPNVINSSQLDTDKDGMGDECDDDDDNDGIPDLLPPGPDNCRLVPNIDQTDDNGDGVGDICESDFDQDTVIDRIDICPENAEVTLTDFRAYQTVVLDPEGDAQIDPNWVVLNQGMEIVQTMNSDPGLAIGYTAFNGVDFEGTFHVNTMTDDDYAGFIFGYQDSSSFYVVMWKQTEQTYWQATPFRAVAEPGIQLKAVKSKTGPGEHLRNSLWHTGDSTDQVRLLWKDPRNVGWKDKVSYRWFLQHRPQVGYIRARFYEGSELVADSGVTIDTTMRGGRLGVFCFSQENIIWSNLKYRCNDTIPEDFQEFRAQHFGGDAL